The Brevibacillus brevis genome contains a region encoding:
- a CDS encoding RDD family protein → MEQQPPSPSVPTEFSPLAQHEPPKNMGDLSKSYDRATIFFTRWGAHVLDHILLACFLIGLLSLGVSIDKDANSLYFFILAAIILCSYYVLLEGLTGYTIGKFTFRIIAVNAEGRPPGLWKSFIRSLIRLFEANAFLLGGLPAGISVLASDKRQRLGDLAANTYVVKVKDLNNVSKKQTTVLAVVFSIVAVLSIIGMIFGIVDLASRTPTEEIFYSKDKKIQITAPSDWGKDSSLHDEADLEISNRFKEKYVLVLSESKEDLDSSFTLQDYTQAIEANLQEAVENVSVDKQIRTVVDNQVAIQFNAKGEIDGIKVAYIVTLVETPTHFHQIMAWTEEKRFESLKQELQKVSASFREVK, encoded by the coding sequence TTGGAGCAACAACCGCCATCACCATCGGTACCGACAGAGTTTTCTCCCCTTGCCCAGCATGAACCACCAAAAAACATGGGGGATTTATCGAAATCGTACGACAGGGCGACGATTTTTTTCACGAGATGGGGAGCCCATGTTCTTGATCATATTCTCCTCGCTTGTTTTCTAATCGGATTGCTCTCACTTGGGGTTTCCATCGATAAAGACGCCAACAGTCTCTACTTCTTCATCCTAGCCGCAATTATCCTATGTTCTTATTATGTACTGTTAGAAGGACTCACCGGATATACGATCGGAAAATTTACTTTCCGCATCATTGCTGTCAATGCGGAAGGACGACCACCGGGGTTATGGAAATCATTCATCCGTTCCCTCATTCGTCTATTCGAAGCGAATGCATTTCTTCTAGGCGGGTTGCCGGCTGGTATCAGTGTGTTGGCTTCCGACAAAAGACAACGGTTAGGCGATCTAGCAGCGAATACGTACGTCGTGAAAGTGAAGGATTTGAACAACGTCAGCAAAAAGCAAACAACCGTACTCGCTGTTGTCTTCTCCATCGTAGCTGTTTTATCCATCATTGGTATGATTTTTGGGATAGTCGATCTCGCATCAAGAACGCCTACCGAAGAAATCTTCTATAGCAAGGATAAAAAGATTCAAATAACAGCCCCTTCCGATTGGGGCAAGGATTCATCCCTTCACGATGAAGCTGATTTAGAAATCTCCAATCGTTTTAAAGAAAAGTATGTATTGGTACTGTCAGAATCGAAAGAGGATCTAGACAGTTCATTCACGCTTCAAGATTATACGCAAGCGATTGAAGCAAACCTTCAAGAGGCAGTAGAGAATGTATCCGTCGATAAACAGATTCGTACTGTAGTCGACAACCAGGTGGCCATCCAATTCAATGCGAAAGGCGAAATAGACGGCATTAAGGTCGCTTATATTGTGACATTGGTCGAAACGCCTACCCATTTTCATCAAATCATGGCTTGGACAGAAGAGAAAAGGTTTGAGTCCCTCAAGCAAGAGCTGCAAAAGGTCAGTGCAAGTTTTCGCGAGGTAAAATAG